One Eubalaena glacialis isolate mEubGla1 chromosome 11, mEubGla1.1.hap2.+ XY, whole genome shotgun sequence DNA segment encodes these proteins:
- the CELA1 gene encoding chymotrypsin-like elastase family member 1, with product MLRLLVFTTLVLYGHSAQDFPETNARVVGGTQARRNSWPSQQTSPNDGALFSAGPRGIYMPLLTTTPGSHYQPINSNRSNENNSPSLAQKVGGCFEISLQYQSGGSWFHTCGGTLIRRNWVMTAAHCVNNQMSFRVVAGDHNLSQNDGTEQYTRVQRIVVHPYWNSNNVAAGYDIALLRLAPNVTLNSYVQLGVLPTEGTILANNSPCYITGWGRTRTNGQLAQTLQQAYLPTVDYATCSSSSYWGSTVKNTMVCAGGDGVRSGCQGDSGGPLHCLVNGQYTVHGVTSFVSSLGCNVSRKPTVFTRVSAYISWIKNRRLRAGPPFPPPGDRPSPSLSPTGAPLAPPRAAPGSRTVMGLGEGPGAPPAGPRVGLARVSVRAGRPGPQAASGSPG from the exons ATGCTGCGCTTACTGGTGTTCACCACGCTGGTCCTTTATG GACATAGTGCCCAGGACTTTCCAGAAACCAACGCCCGGGTAGTTGGAGGGACTCAGGCCCGGAGGAATTCTTGGCCCTCTCAG CAAACGTCACCAAACGACGGAGCACTCTTTTCTGCTGGTCCTAGGGGCATCTACATGCCCCTTCTCACCACTACTCCAGGTAGCCACTACCAACCAATCAATAGCAACAGGTCAAATGAAAACAATTCGCCATCTCTAGCCCAGAAAGTTGGAGGCTGTTTTGAG ATTTCCCTCCAGTaccagtctggaggttcctggtTTCACACCTGTGGAGGGACCCTCATCAGACGGAACTGGGTGATGACAGCTGCTCACTGTGTGAACaa ccaAATGAGCTTCCGTGTGGTGGCTGGAGACCACAACCTGAGCCAGAACGATGGCACCGAGCAGTACACGAGAGTGCAGAGGATCGTGGTGCATCCCTACTGGAACAGCAATAATGTGGCTGCAGG CTATGACATCGCCCTGCTGCGCCTGGCCCCGAACGTTACCCTCAACAGCTATGTCCAGCTGGGTGTTCTGCCAACGGAGGGAACCATCCTGGCTAACAACAGCCCCTGCTACATCACAGGTTGGGGCAGGACCAGGA CCAACGGGCAGCTGGCCCAGACCCTGCAGCAGGCTTACCTGCCCACCGTGGACTACGCCACCTGCTCCAGCTCCTCTTACTGGGGCTCCACCGTGAAGAATACCATGGTGTGCGCTGGAGGAGACGGAGTTCGCTCTGGATGCCAG GGTGATTCTGGGGGCCCCCTTCATTGCTTGGTGAATGGCCAGTATACTGTCCACGGTGTGACCAGCTTTGTATCCAGCCTGGGCTGTAATGTCTCCAGGAAGCCCACAGTCTTCACTCGGGTCTCTGCTTACATCTCTTGGATAAAAAAC CGCCGCCTGAGGGCAGGCCCGCCTTTCCCGCCTCCGGGGGACAGGCCCAGCCCCAGCCTGAGCCCCACAGGTGCCCCATTGGCCCCTCCCCGGGCCGCACCCGGGAGCCGGACGGTGATGGGCCTCGGAGAGGGCCCAGGGGCGCCACCGGCTGGGCCTCGAGTGGGCCTCGCAAGGGTCTCCGTGAGGGCCGGGCGCCCTGGGCCTCAGGCAGCCTCGGGCAGCCCAGGGTGA